In Gemmata obscuriglobus, a single genomic region encodes these proteins:
- a CDS encoding DJ-1/PfpI family protein, producing MNAKRILMLVGDFVEDYEVMVPFQALQMVGHTVHAVCPGKRDGDTVRTAIHDFEGDQTYSEKPGHNFKLNATFEGVDAGQYDALVIPGGRAPEYLRLNAAVLDVVRHFFAAGKPVAAICHGPQLLAAAGVLKGRTCSAYPAVGPDIGLCGGTLAEVPIDGAHTDGNLVTAPAWPAHPAWLRAFLKLMGATIG from the coding sequence ATGAACGCGAAACGCATCCTGATGCTGGTCGGCGACTTCGTGGAAGACTACGAGGTCATGGTTCCGTTTCAGGCGCTCCAGATGGTCGGGCACACCGTTCACGCGGTGTGCCCGGGTAAGCGGGACGGCGATACGGTTCGCACCGCGATCCACGACTTCGAAGGCGACCAGACGTACTCCGAGAAGCCGGGGCACAACTTTAAGCTGAACGCGACGTTCGAGGGCGTTGATGCCGGTCAGTACGACGCGCTGGTGATCCCGGGCGGGCGCGCCCCCGAATACCTGCGCCTCAACGCGGCCGTTCTGGACGTGGTGCGCCACTTCTTCGCGGCGGGTAAGCCGGTGGCGGCGATCTGCCACGGGCCGCAGTTGCTCGCCGCGGCCGGCGTGTTGAAGGGCCGCACCTGTAGCGCGTACCCGGCCGTCGGGCCGGACATCGGGCTGTGCGGCGGAACGCTCGCCGAGGTGCCCATCGACGGGGCGCACACCGACGGGAACCTCGTCACCGCGCCCGCGTGGCCCGCGCACCCGGCGTGGCTGCGGGCGTTTCTGAAGCTGATGGGTGCGACGATTGGTTGA